A window of Longispora fulva contains these coding sequences:
- a CDS encoding CarD family transcriptional regulator — MAFSVGETVVYPHHGAALIEAIETRVIRGEEKQYLVLKVAQGDLTVRVPAENAEIVGVREVVGEEGLTAVFDVLRAPHTEEPTNWSRRYKANLEKLASGNPLKVAEVVRDLWRRERERGLSAGEKRMLAKARDILVGEVALAEKSTKDDAEGLLDKVLLEA; from the coding sequence ATGGCTTTCAGTGTCGGCGAGACCGTTGTATACCCCCACCACGGGGCCGCACTCATCGAGGCAATCGAGACTCGCGTCATTCGGGGCGAGGAGAAGCAGTACCTGGTCTTGAAGGTCGCACAGGGCGACCTGACGGTCCGGGTGCCTGCGGAGAACGCCGAGATCGTTGGTGTGCGGGAAGTGGTCGGCGAAGAGGGCCTCACGGCAGTCTTCGATGTTCTCCGGGCCCCACACACCGAGGAACCGACCAACTGGTCGCGGCGTTACAAGGCGAATCTGGAGAAGCTGGCCTCCGGCAATCCGCTCAAGGTGGCGGAGGTCGTGCGTGACCTCTGGCGTCGTGAGCGGGAGCGTGGGCTCTCCGCTGGCGAGAAGCGCATGCTCGCCAAGGCCCGCGACATCCTGGTCGGCGAGGTGGCACTCGCCGAGAAGAGCACCAAGGACGATGCCGAGGGTCTCCTCGACAAGGTGCTTCTTGAGGCGTGA
- a CDS encoding GNAT family N-acetyltransferase encodes MRQLTIAFHVRELRAADLPGCGWSGSASHLRNVAWQLERSEVEYLAACPPSDVPLAKGGIDYAVTPGAGTLFQLAVHPAVQSCGIGGLLVATAEQRIRARGLSAAELAVEEDNPRAHALYERLGYVAYGRKPDAWDEDGVRYETMCTLMRKPLS; translated from the coding sequence ATGCGACAACTCACGATCGCGTTCCACGTCCGCGAGTTGCGGGCCGCCGATCTGCCCGGCTGTGGCTGGTCCGGGTCGGCCTCGCATCTGCGTAACGTGGCCTGGCAACTGGAGCGGTCCGAGGTGGAGTACCTGGCCGCGTGCCCGCCGAGCGATGTCCCACTTGCTAAGGGCGGCATCGACTACGCGGTGACGCCCGGCGCCGGCACGCTCTTCCAGTTGGCGGTGCATCCGGCCGTGCAGTCCTGCGGAATCGGCGGCCTGTTGGTCGCGACAGCCGAACAGCGGATCAGGGCCCGTGGCCTGTCCGCCGCGGAACTGGCGGTGGAGGAGGACAACCCGCGCGCGCATGCCCTGTATGAACGGCTCGGCTACGTCGCCTACGGCCGCAAGCCGGACGCGTGGGACGAGGACGGCGTGCGCTACGAGACGATGTGCACGCTCATGCGCAAACCACTGTCGTGA
- a CDS encoding homogentisate 1,2-dioxygenase translates to MPYYRSVGELPPKRHTQFRQPDGSLYAEELMGQEGFSSDSSLLYHRYLPTAIVAAEEYEPTAWTRIPNKPLKPRHLVTAKLGEQTDPILDRQHLLANADCRISYVASSRTSVLYRNAIGDECLYVEAGSGRLETTFGVLEFTAGDYLIVPTSVIYRVVPDGLVKMLVVEATGHIGPPKRYLSVRGQFLEHSPYCERDVRGPSAPLLEDGSDVDVYVQHRTGWTKFTYAHHPFDVVGWDGHMYPWAFSIHDFEPITGRVHQPPPVHQTFQGPNFVICSFVPRKVDYHPLAIPVPYNHHNVDSDEVLFYTGGNYEARKGSGIAQGSISLHPSGFTHGPQPGAAEGSIGADYFDETAVMVDTFRPLDLCEPGLSVEDENYAWTWAQRKI, encoded by the coding sequence ATGCCCTATTACCGGAGCGTTGGCGAGCTTCCGCCGAAGCGTCACACCCAGTTCCGGCAGCCCGACGGCAGCCTGTACGCGGAGGAGCTGATGGGCCAGGAGGGCTTCTCCAGCGACTCCTCCCTGCTCTACCACCGCTACCTGCCCACGGCGATCGTGGCGGCGGAGGAGTACGAGCCGACGGCCTGGACCCGGATCCCCAACAAGCCCCTCAAGCCCCGGCACCTGGTCACGGCCAAGCTGGGCGAGCAGACCGACCCGATCCTCGACCGGCAGCACCTGCTGGCCAACGCCGACTGTCGGATCTCCTACGTCGCGTCCTCGCGCACCTCGGTGCTGTACCGCAACGCCATCGGCGACGAGTGCCTGTACGTCGAGGCCGGCTCGGGCCGCCTGGAGACCACGTTCGGCGTCCTGGAGTTCACGGCCGGCGACTACCTGATCGTGCCCACCTCGGTGATCTACCGCGTGGTGCCCGACGGCCTGGTCAAGATGCTCGTCGTCGAGGCCACCGGCCACATCGGCCCCCCGAAGCGCTACCTCTCGGTGCGCGGCCAGTTCCTGGAGCACTCGCCGTACTGCGAGCGCGACGTCCGCGGCCCCTCCGCCCCGTTGCTCGAAGACGGCTCCGATGTGGACGTCTACGTCCAGCACCGTACCGGCTGGACCAAGTTCACCTACGCGCACCACCCGTTCGACGTCGTCGGCTGGGACGGCCACATGTACCCGTGGGCGTTCTCCATCCACGACTTCGAGCCGATCACCGGACGGGTGCACCAGCCGCCGCCGGTGCACCAGACGTTCCAGGGCCCCAACTTCGTGATCTGCTCCTTCGTCCCGCGCAAGGTGGACTACCACCCGCTGGCGATCCCGGTGCCGTACAACCACCACAACGTCGACTCCGACGAGGTGCTGTTCTACACCGGCGGCAACTACGAGGCGCGCAAGGGCTCCGGCATCGCCCAGGGCTCGATCTCGCTGCACCCGTCCGGCTTCACGCACGGCCCGCAGCCGGGCGCGGCCGAGGGCTCGATCGGAGCCGACTACTTTGACGAGACGGCAGTGATGGTGGACACCTTCCGCCCGCTGGACCTGTGCGAGCCGGGCCTGTCGGTCGAGGACGAGAACTACGCCTGGACCTGGGCCCAACGCAAAATCTGA
- a CDS encoding alpha/beta hydrolase produces MPTMDPEIAALLHQFGLDGPPPATPPTIDQMRQGNRMLSLAVAPNPPIEVGSVTDDTLAGVPVRVYRPKAAGVAPTVVFVHGGGFVVGDLDTHDGVCRRLCRDLGAVVVSPDYRLAPEHPFPAAHEDVFAVARHVADHPVDFGGGKLAVAGDSAGANLAAATAQVFRDENRPLAAQMLAYPITDMSGGAEYPSRVENATGFLLTTVEVQGDVKAYLGDDPGAGNGPPASPLLAKDFAGLAPAVIGCGECDPLRDEGLAYADALAAAGVPVRRHTYPGLIHGFLNFDTKSTAVNVAVTQLYTELGELLTT; encoded by the coding sequence ATGCCCACGATGGATCCGGAGATCGCAGCACTGCTGCACCAGTTCGGCCTCGACGGGCCGCCGCCGGCCACACCGCCGACCATCGACCAGATGCGCCAGGGCAACCGGATGTTGTCCCTGGCGGTGGCCCCGAACCCGCCGATCGAGGTCGGATCGGTCACTGACGACACCCTGGCCGGCGTACCCGTCCGGGTCTATCGGCCGAAGGCTGCCGGCGTCGCGCCGACGGTCGTGTTCGTGCACGGCGGCGGCTTCGTGGTCGGTGACCTCGACACCCACGACGGGGTGTGCCGCCGGCTGTGCCGCGACCTGGGCGCTGTGGTGGTCAGCCCCGACTACCGGTTGGCCCCTGAACACCCGTTCCCGGCCGCGCACGAGGACGTGTTCGCCGTGGCCCGGCACGTCGCCGACCATCCGGTCGACTTCGGCGGCGGGAAGCTCGCGGTGGCCGGCGACAGTGCCGGCGCCAACCTGGCCGCGGCCACCGCCCAGGTCTTCCGGGACGAGAACCGGCCGCTGGCAGCACAGATGCTGGCCTATCCGATCACCGACATGAGTGGTGGAGCCGAGTACCCGTCGCGGGTCGAGAACGCGACCGGCTTCCTGCTCACCACCGTGGAGGTCCAGGGCGACGTCAAGGCCTACCTCGGCGACGACCCGGGCGCCGGGAACGGCCCCCCGGCCTCACCGCTGCTCGCCAAGGACTTCGCCGGCCTGGCCCCGGCCGTGATCGGCTGCGGGGAATGCGACCCGTTGCGGGACGAGGGGCTCGCGTACGCCGACGCGCTGGCCGCCGCGGGGGTGCCGGTGCGCAGACACACCTACCCGGGGCTCATCCACGGGTTCCTCAACTTCGACACCAAGTCGACGGCCGTCAACGTCGCCGTGACCCAGCTGTACACCGAACTGGGCGAACTCCTCACAACCTAA
- a CDS encoding tetratricopeptide repeat protein, translating into MSGETADVYLSRARLLIDLGHWTDAVEELTFARALAPEDADILALSALVSAHEGRAGEAAEFAAAATDAAPGHDEAIITRAWVLASSDNRAGAVAFAEELLRDFATSAYATLVATALFSVFGGGQLALDAAWEAVRLAPADPDAHWLLARIAAPMGLAQVVEEGVFHARQLPPFPGRRAGVWKLWWDRFGGVESASAGSRTGGSRADGGRGARDGAAGDGGWPAGRGGDGWGGILKVAAVVFAVGLLLAWLAAR; encoded by the coding sequence GTGAGCGGCGAGACGGCCGACGTCTACCTGAGTCGGGCCCGGCTGCTCATCGACCTCGGACACTGGACCGACGCTGTCGAGGAGCTGACCTTCGCCCGGGCGTTGGCTCCCGAGGACGCGGACATCCTCGCGCTGTCCGCGCTGGTCTCCGCGCACGAGGGCCGGGCGGGGGAGGCCGCGGAGTTCGCCGCCGCGGCCACGGACGCCGCGCCCGGGCATGACGAGGCGATCATCACCCGGGCCTGGGTGCTCGCGTCCTCGGACAACCGGGCGGGTGCTGTGGCGTTCGCCGAGGAGCTGCTGCGGGACTTCGCGACGTCCGCGTATGCCACGCTGGTCGCCACCGCGCTGTTCAGCGTCTTCGGCGGCGGGCAGCTCGCGCTCGACGCGGCGTGGGAGGCGGTCCGGCTGGCCCCGGCGGATCCGGACGCGCACTGGTTACTGGCCAGGATCGCCGCGCCGATGGGCCTGGCGCAGGTGGTCGAGGAGGGCGTGTTCCATGCCCGGCAGTTGCCGCCGTTCCCGGGTCGGCGGGCTGGGGTGTGGAAGTTGTGGTGGGACCGGTTCGGCGGGGTGGAGTCCGCGTCGGCCGGGTCCAGGACCGGTGGTTCCCGCGCCGACGGTGGCCGGGGCGCACGTGACGGTGCTGCCGGGGACGGTGGCTGGCCTGCCGGGCGGGGTGGCGACGGCTGGGGCGGGATTCTGAAGGTGGCCGCGGTCGTCTTCGCGGTCGGCCTGCTGCTGGCCTGGCTGGCGGCCCGCTGA
- the disA gene encoding DNA integrity scanning diadenylate cyclase DisA produces MAPGTALRDGLERILRGRTGGLIVLGYDKVVETLCTGGFPLDVEFSATRLRELCKMDGGVVLSSDGARIVRAAVHLMPDPTILSEESGTRHRTAERVAKQTGHPVISVSQSMRIISLYVSGQRHVIDDSAAILSRANQALATLERYKLRLDEVAGTLSALEIEDLVTVRDAMAVVQRLEMVRRIADEIEGYVIELGTDGRLLALQLDELMAGVDADRTLVVRDYLASPRRTSRTVGDALAELDGLSATELLDLTLVGKALGYPAASDALEAAVSPRGFRLLTKVPRLPGAVIDRIVDHFGSLQRLLGATVEDLQAVDGVGDARARSVREGLSRLAEASILERYV; encoded by the coding sequence ATGGCTCCGGGCACCGCGCTCCGTGACGGCCTGGAGCGCATCCTGCGCGGCCGTACCGGGGGCCTCATCGTCCTGGGCTACGACAAGGTCGTCGAGACCCTGTGCACCGGCGGTTTCCCGCTGGATGTCGAGTTCTCCGCGACCCGGCTGCGCGAGCTCTGCAAGATGGACGGCGGGGTCGTGCTGTCCAGCGACGGCGCCCGGATCGTCCGCGCCGCCGTGCACCTGATGCCCGACCCGACGATCCTGTCCGAGGAGTCCGGCACCCGGCACCGGACGGCCGAGCGGGTGGCCAAGCAGACCGGCCATCCGGTCATTTCGGTCAGCCAGTCCATGCGGATCATCAGCCTGTACGTGTCGGGTCAACGACACGTCATCGACGACTCCGCGGCGATCCTGTCCCGGGCGAACCAGGCGCTGGCGACGCTCGAGCGGTACAAACTCCGCCTCGACGAGGTCGCCGGCACGCTGTCCGCGCTGGAGATCGAGGACCTGGTCACCGTCCGCGACGCGATGGCCGTGGTCCAGCGCCTGGAGATGGTGCGCCGGATCGCCGACGAGATCGAGGGGTATGTGATCGAGCTCGGCACCGACGGCCGACTCCTCGCCCTCCAGCTCGACGAGCTGATGGCCGGCGTCGACGCCGACCGCACCCTCGTGGTCCGCGACTACCTGGCCAGCCCCCGGCGCACGTCCCGCACGGTCGGCGACGCCCTCGCCGAGCTCGACGGGCTCTCGGCCACCGAGCTGCTCGACCTCACCCTGGTCGGCAAGGCCCTCGGATATCCGGCGGCGTCCGACGCGCTCGAGGCGGCGGTCAGCCCGCGCGGCTTCCGCCTGCTCACCAAGGTGCCCCGGCTGCCCGGTGCCGTGATCGACCGGATCGTGGACCACTTCGGCAGCCTCCAGCGGCTGCTGGGGGCCACGGTGGAGGACCTGCAGGCTGTGGACGGGGTGGGCGACGCCCGGGCTCGTAGCGTGCGCGAGGGGCTGTCGCGCCTGGCCGAGGCCTCGATCCTGGAGCGCTACGTCTAG
- the hisC gene encoding histidinol-phosphate transaminase has translation MTRLTRADLEKLPNYVPGRSPADLARELGIPEAIKLASNEVPYGPLPGVVEAVTEAATNAHRYPDMGVVALRHRLAELYEVDPDNVATGCGSVALAEILVKATCLPGDEVVFAWRSFEAYPIITATAGATSVMVPNTPEHGHDLEAMLAAITPKTRLMFVCNPNNPTGTFLREAELTAFLDRVPADVLVVLDEAYKEFVTDPEVPDALVTYGDRPNVVVLRTLSKAWGLAALRIGWLHASAEVAGAIRKCVTPFSTSAAAQAGAMAALAQADEMRRRVDLVIAERGRVTEGLRALGVDVPDSQANFVWLPLGDRSLPFAQACEQQGVIVRPFQGHGVRITIGTPAENDAMLTAAEKAL, from the coding sequence ATGACCCGGCTGACCCGCGCGGACCTCGAGAAGCTGCCGAACTACGTGCCCGGCCGCAGCCCCGCCGACCTGGCCCGGGAGCTGGGCATCCCCGAGGCGATCAAGCTCGCCAGCAACGAGGTGCCGTACGGGCCGCTGCCGGGCGTGGTGGAGGCCGTGACCGAGGCCGCGACCAACGCGCACCGGTACCCGGACATGGGCGTCGTGGCCCTGCGGCACCGGCTCGCCGAGCTCTACGAGGTCGACCCCGACAACGTGGCCACCGGCTGCGGTTCGGTGGCGCTCGCCGAGATCCTGGTGAAGGCCACCTGCCTGCCCGGCGACGAGGTCGTGTTCGCGTGGCGCTCCTTCGAGGCGTACCCGATCATCACCGCCACGGCCGGCGCGACCAGCGTCATGGTGCCCAACACTCCCGAGCACGGCCACGACCTGGAAGCGATGCTCGCCGCGATCACGCCGAAGACCCGGCTGATGTTCGTCTGCAACCCGAACAACCCGACCGGCACGTTCCTGCGCGAGGCGGAGCTGACCGCGTTCCTCGACCGGGTGCCGGCGGACGTGCTGGTGGTGCTGGACGAGGCCTACAAGGAGTTCGTCACCGACCCCGAGGTCCCCGACGCCCTGGTGACCTACGGCGACCGGCCGAACGTCGTCGTCCTGCGCACCCTGTCCAAGGCCTGGGGCCTGGCGGCGCTGCGGATCGGCTGGCTGCACGCCTCCGCCGAGGTCGCCGGCGCGATCCGCAAGTGCGTCACCCCGTTCTCGACCAGCGCCGCCGCCCAGGCCGGCGCTATGGCGGCGCTGGCCCAGGCCGACGAGATGCGCCGCCGGGTGGACCTGGTGATCGCCGAGCGCGGCCGGGTCACCGAGGGCCTGCGCGCCCTGGGCGTGGACGTGCCCGACAGCCAGGCCAATTTCGTCTGGCTCCCGCTGGGCGACCGTTCGCTGCCGTTCGCGCAGGCCTGCGAGCAGCAGGGCGTGATCGTCCGCCCGTTCCAGGGCCACGGAGTCCGGATCACGATCGGCACCCCCGCCGAGAACGACGCCATGCTGACCGCAGCCGAAAAAGCCCTGTAG
- the ispD gene encoding 2-C-methyl-D-erythritol 4-phosphate cytidylyltransferase, producing MTTQSEQRGDVAALVPAAGAGLRLGPGAPKALRHLAGEPLLVHAVRRLLATPDVGCVVVAAPPGEVDTVQAMLPEGVLVVEGGATRQSSVANALRAVPAEYTIILVHDAARALTPPAVIARVAAAVRAGALAVIPVLPVVDTIKRVDDAGDVLATVDRAVLRAVQTPQGFDRKTLTTAHDQAGDDLTDDAGLVEMMGVRVATVPGDDLAMKITRPLDLKIAEALL from the coding sequence GTGACCACGCAATCCGAGCAGCGTGGTGATGTCGCGGCCCTCGTTCCTGCCGCGGGTGCCGGTCTCCGTCTCGGTCCGGGGGCCCCGAAGGCGCTCCGCCATCTCGCCGGCGAACCACTGCTGGTGCATGCTGTCCGCCGACTGTTGGCGACCCCTGATGTCGGGTGCGTGGTCGTTGCCGCCCCGCCGGGCGAGGTCGACACGGTCCAGGCGATGCTCCCCGAAGGCGTGCTCGTCGTCGAGGGGGGCGCCACCCGGCAGAGTTCGGTGGCGAACGCGCTGCGGGCCGTGCCCGCGGAGTACACGATCATCCTGGTCCATGACGCCGCACGGGCCCTGACGCCGCCGGCGGTGATCGCGCGGGTCGCGGCGGCCGTGCGCGCCGGCGCCCTCGCTGTGATCCCGGTGCTGCCCGTCGTGGACACGATCAAGCGGGTCGACGACGCCGGCGACGTGCTCGCCACCGTCGACCGCGCGGTGCTGCGCGCCGTGCAGACCCCGCAGGGCTTCGACCGCAAGACCCTCACCACCGCCCATGACCAGGCCGGCGACGACCTCACGGACGATGCCGGCCTTGTCGAGATGATGGGGGTACGGGTGGCCACGGTCCCCGGCGACGACCTCGCCATGAAGATCACCCGTCCCCTCGACCTGAAGATCGCTGAGGCTCTGCTGTGA
- the ispF gene encoding 2-C-methyl-D-erythritol 2,4-cyclodiphosphate synthase has product MIVPRIGIGTDVHAFEEGRDCWVAGLHWPGVTGLAGHSDADVVAHSACNALLSAAGLGDLGSNFGTSRPEWAGASGVALLTESARRVRDAGYEIGNIAVQVIGVVPRVGTRRAEAEAVLTAAVGAPVNLAGATTDGLGMTGRGEGLVGLATALIYQVATA; this is encoded by the coding sequence GTGATCGTGCCCCGGATCGGCATCGGCACCGACGTGCACGCGTTCGAGGAGGGCCGGGACTGCTGGGTCGCCGGCCTGCACTGGCCGGGGGTGACAGGCCTGGCCGGTCACTCCGACGCGGACGTCGTCGCGCACTCCGCCTGCAACGCGCTGCTGTCGGCGGCCGGGCTGGGCGACCTGGGCTCCAACTTCGGCACCTCGCGGCCCGAGTGGGCCGGCGCGTCCGGGGTGGCGCTGCTCACCGAGTCGGCCCGCCGGGTCCGGGACGCCGGCTACGAGATCGGGAACATCGCGGTGCAGGTGATCGGGGTGGTGCCCCGGGTCGGGACTCGACGCGCTGAAGCCGAGGCCGTGCTGACCGCCGCTGTGGGCGCGCCGGTGAACCTCGCCGGCGCAACCACTGATGGCCTGGGCATGACCGGCCGCGGCGAGGGCCTGGTCGGCCTCGCCACCGCCCTGATCTACCAGGTGGCGACCGCGTGA
- the radA gene encoding DNA repair protein RadA yields the protein MTTPRSSRSATKAPRAVVQCDACGHRPPRWVGRCPECNEWGSVIEISAEPPALRNMTARVPSEPARPISTISAEPARRRPSGVAELDRVLGGGLVPGAVILFAGEPGVGKSTLLLDVAQQWAANADTPALVISGEESASQVRLRAERIGALHERLFMAAEGDLTTILGHVDAVQPGLLIIDSVQTVSSPSTDGVPGGVTQVRAVAAALVATAKERGIATVLVGHVTKDGTVAGPRVLEHLVDVVLNFEGDRHSSLRLLRSMKNRFGAADEVGCFEMHESGIASLPDPSGLFITRHADAVPGTCVTVTMEGRRALIAEIQALVGAEMPGNPRRTVSGLDGARLAMVLAVLQRRARLKLHDREVFAATVGGMKITEPAADLALALAVASATHDIPLTPDLVAIGEVGLTGEVRRVGAVPRRLAEAARLGYRMALVPPGCGPNNTSKAPEGMRVLEVADLRTALHAAATAYAQAANEGPN from the coding sequence GTGACCACGCCCAGGAGTTCCCGTTCGGCCACGAAGGCGCCCCGCGCCGTCGTGCAGTGCGACGCCTGTGGACACCGGCCGCCCCGCTGGGTGGGCCGCTGCCCGGAGTGCAACGAGTGGGGCTCGGTCATCGAGATCAGCGCCGAGCCCCCCGCGCTGCGGAACATGACGGCCCGGGTGCCCAGCGAGCCGGCCCGCCCGATCTCCACGATCAGCGCCGAGCCGGCCCGGCGGCGGCCCAGCGGGGTCGCGGAGCTCGACCGGGTGCTCGGCGGCGGCCTGGTCCCCGGCGCGGTCATCCTGTTCGCCGGCGAGCCAGGGGTCGGCAAGTCCACCCTGCTCCTCGACGTCGCCCAGCAGTGGGCCGCCAACGCCGACACCCCGGCGCTCGTGATCAGCGGCGAGGAGTCCGCGAGCCAGGTCCGGCTCCGGGCCGAGCGGATCGGCGCGCTGCACGAGCGGCTGTTCATGGCGGCCGAGGGCGACCTGACCACGATCCTCGGGCATGTGGACGCCGTGCAGCCCGGCCTCCTGATCATCGACTCGGTGCAGACCGTGTCCTCCCCGAGCACGGACGGGGTGCCCGGTGGCGTCACCCAGGTCCGGGCCGTGGCCGCCGCCCTGGTCGCCACGGCCAAGGAGCGCGGCATCGCCACCGTGCTCGTCGGACACGTCACGAAGGACGGCACGGTCGCCGGGCCCCGGGTGCTGGAGCACCTGGTCGACGTCGTGCTCAACTTCGAGGGCGACCGGCATTCCTCGCTGCGCCTGCTCCGCTCGATGAAGAACCGGTTCGGGGCCGCCGACGAGGTCGGCTGCTTCGAGATGCACGAGTCCGGGATCGCCTCGCTGCCGGACCCGTCCGGCCTGTTCATCACGCGACACGCCGACGCGGTCCCGGGTACGTGTGTCACGGTGACCATGGAGGGCCGCCGGGCCCTGATCGCCGAGATCCAGGCGCTGGTGGGGGCGGAGATGCCGGGTAACCCGCGGCGGACGGTGAGCGGCCTCGACGGCGCCCGGCTGGCCATGGTGCTCGCCGTGCTCCAGCGCCGTGCCCGGCTCAAGCTGCACGACCGCGAGGTGTTCGCCGCGACCGTGGGCGGCATGAAGATCACCGAGCCGGCCGCCGACCTGGCCCTCGCGCTCGCCGTCGCCTCCGCCACCCACGACATCCCGCTCACGCCGGACCTGGTCGCGATCGGCGAGGTCGGGCTGACCGGGGAGGTCCGACGGGTCGGAGCCGTGCCGCGCCGGCTCGCCGAGGCCGCCCGCCTGGGCTACCGGATGGCGCTCGTCCCGCCCGGCTGCGGCCCGAACAACACCTCGAAGGCCCCCGAGGGGATGCGGGTGCTGGAGGTCGCGGATCTCCGCACGGCGCTGCACGCCGCTGCCACGGCGTACGCGCAGGCGGCCAACGAAGGCCCCAACTAG
- the fahA gene encoding fumarylacetoacetase, with protein MSWVAGADGPWGTHNLPYGVADGRIVVRIGDQVLDLQSVLALEALRSSTLNDFMALGPDAWRAVRERVVELLTDEQHRETVEPHLSPLAGKTLTLPFAVGDYVDFYSSEDHATNVGKLFRPDSPPLYPNWKHIPIGYHGRSGTVVVTGTEVKRPSGQRKGEAAPVFGPSVRLDIEAEVGFVVGVPSAMGDTVGVDDFAAHVFGVVLVNDWSARDIQAWEYVPLGPFLGKSFATSVSAWVTPLAALATVPAPAQDPEVLPYLAESDRSTYGIDLEVDWNGTVVSRPPFAGMYWTPAQQLAHMTVNGASVRTGDLFASGTVSGPRRDQTGSFLELSWSGADPVKLEDGSERTFLLDGDTVTLTATAPGSTGRPVVLGEVTGTVTG; from the coding sequence GTGAGCTGGGTAGCCGGAGCCGACGGCCCGTGGGGGACGCACAACCTGCCGTACGGGGTGGCCGACGGGCGGATCGTCGTCCGGATCGGTGACCAGGTGCTGGACCTGCAGTCCGTGCTGGCGCTGGAGGCCCTGCGCTCGTCGACCCTCAACGACTTCATGGCGCTGGGCCCCGACGCGTGGCGCGCGGTCCGGGAGCGGGTCGTGGAGCTGCTCACCGACGAGCAGCACCGCGAGACGGTCGAGCCGCACCTGTCGCCGCTGGCAGGGAAGACCCTGACCCTGCCGTTCGCGGTCGGCGACTACGTGGACTTCTACTCGTCGGAGGATCACGCCACCAACGTCGGCAAGCTGTTCCGGCCGGACTCGCCGCCGCTGTACCCGAACTGGAAGCACATCCCGATCGGCTACCACGGGCGCTCCGGCACGGTCGTCGTCACCGGCACCGAGGTGAAGCGGCCCAGCGGGCAGCGCAAGGGCGAGGCGGCCCCGGTGTTCGGGCCGTCGGTCCGCCTCGACATCGAGGCCGAGGTCGGCTTCGTGGTCGGCGTGCCGTCGGCCATGGGCGACACGGTGGGCGTGGACGACTTCGCGGCGCACGTGTTCGGCGTGGTGCTGGTCAACGACTGGTCGGCGCGGGACATCCAGGCGTGGGAGTACGTGCCGCTCGGCCCGTTCCTCGGCAAGTCGTTCGCGACCTCGGTGTCGGCGTGGGTGACCCCGCTGGCGGCGCTCGCGACGGTGCCCGCCCCGGCGCAGGACCCGGAGGTGCTGCCGTACCTCGCGGAGAGCGACCGGAGCACGTACGGGATCGACCTCGAGGTCGACTGGAACGGGACAGTGGTGTCCCGGCCGCCGTTCGCCGGGATGTACTGGACGCCGGCCCAGCAGCTCGCGCACATGACCGTCAACGGGGCCTCGGTGCGCACCGGCGACCTGTTCGCCTCGGGCACGGTGTCCGGGCCGCGGCGCGACCAGACGGGCTCGTTCCTGGAGCTGTCCTGGTCGGGGGCCGATCCGGTGAAGCTGGAGGACGGCTCGGAGCGCACGTTCCTCCTCGACGGGGACACCGTGACGCTGACGGCGACGGCCCCGGGCTCGACGGGCCGACCGGTCGTCCTGGGCGAGGTCACGGGCACGGTCACCGGCTGA